A DNA window from Helianthus annuus cultivar XRQ/B chromosome 15, HanXRQr2.0-SUNRISE, whole genome shotgun sequence contains the following coding sequences:
- the LOC110910922 gene encoding short-chain dehydrogenase ptmH produces the protein METFHKQVVLITGCSSGGIGNALARAFAARDCLVVATARSVSSMADLVGAPDVYFLQELDVLSDESVREVVSNVIDKFGRIDVVVNNAGVQCIGPLAEMPLGSVEHTFNTNVYGPMRLIQAVVPHMASRKKGKIVNTGSVTVMGPGPWSGVYTASKGALHALTDTLRLELKPFGIDVINVVPGAVRSNIGNSAIASYNKMPEWKLYKKYEGAIKERAYFSQGPKATPAEEFANKTVAAILKEDPPSWFSYGQYSTIMAIVYHLPIFIKDFLLRKAMKC, from the exons ATGGAGACTTTTCACAAACAGGTGGTGCTCATCACCGGCTGCTCCTCCGGCGGCATCGGAAACGCCTTGGCCCGCGCCTTTGCCGCCCGGGACTGTCTGGTTGTCGCCACCGCACGCTCTGTTTCATCCATGGCTGATTTGGTCGGTGCCCCTGATGTCTATTTTCTTCAAGAACTTGATGTGTTGTCGGATGAGAGTGTTCGAGAAGTTGTGTCGAATGTAATCGATAAGTTTGGAAGGATTGATGTGGTTGTTAATAATGCTGGAGTTCAGTGTATTGGTCCTCTTGCTGAGATGCCTCTTGGTTCTGTTGAACATACTTTCAACACCAATGTTTATG GACCCATGAGGTTGATTCAAGCTGTTGTTCCTCACATGGCATCAAGAAAGAAGGGAAAGATTGTCAACACTGGAAGTGTTACTGTTATGGGACCCGGACCATGGTCAGGTGTCTACACTGCATCGAAAGGTGCTTTACACGCGCTAACTGATACATTAAG GTTGGAATTGAAGCCGTTCGGTATCGATGTAATCAACGTCGTACCTGGAGCCGTAAGATCAAATATCGGAAACTCGGCTATAGCCAGCTACAACAAGATGCCCGAATGGAAATTGTATAAGAAATACGAAGGCGCTATCAAAGAGCGGGCCTATTTCTCACAGGGTCCAAAAGCAACACCAGCAgaagagtttgcaaacaagaCAGTAGCTGCAATCCTCAAGGAAGATCCTCCTTCTTGGTTCTCTTATGGGCAGTACTCAACTATAATGGCTATTGTCTACCATTTGCCTATTTTTATTAAGGATTTTCTTCTTAGAAAAGCTATGAAATGCTGA
- the LOC110910921 gene encoding calponin homology domain-containing protein DDB_G0272472 isoform X2: MGDKSDSKTKKASSPYVVLENRPLDQWKVTELKEELKKRKLITRGLKEELVKRLDEAIRAEMDDDDDDKRNLENDSNNDAENTVDAMDHTMIQNEKLEKDNRVDDLENKSDENTDVEMGTNTVHVDDGLQSLTEKTVTKDHGGIASTEVETAFMVSEASGGGSNQEPRNGEPKPESRSPEQEPAEPGSSDLISGKQVDEVSKVQSDSISVDTISIIEKNELKDNVIGDEVKSEAVKVAKEKDIDNVKSTGFINDKDNVIANDVKLVNESLVEKVIAEEKDVNGAENVDISKKNDSGDVAVEDKTAPSVTSTKRKPNDLEKAAENSETLKRQRKWNSENLEVPKQPTNLSTSTTPKDAFQTVAKPAFSRSESTKSQDLPKARVVPPSSKAPTTSLRIDNFLRPFTLKAVQEFLGKTGTVVSFWMDQIKTHCYVTYASVEEAIETRNAVCNLQWPVNGGRLLMADFVDPQEVKNRVDPPPPSPETPSTTTAAPLATVQPPQPSPRLKQPLPTPPPPPLSNPPPARNRAPPPLEKVDPPIVTLDDLFKKTRATPRIYYLPLSDEQVAAKLKGQGKPKPGNA, translated from the exons ATGGGTGACAAATCAGATAGTAAAACTAAAAAGGCATCTTCACCATATGTTGTTCTTGAAAACCGACCCCTAGATCAATGGAAAGTAACCGAGTTAAAAGAGGAACTCAAGAAGCGAAAATTAATCACAAGGGGATTAAAAGAAGAGCTTGTTAAGAGGTTGGATGAAGCCATACGGGCCGAAAtggatgatgatgacgatgataaAAGAAATCTTGAAAATGACTCGAACAATGATGCAGAGAATACCGTAGACGCCATGGATCACACCATGATTCAAAATGAGAAATTAGAGAAAGATAATAGGGTAGACGATTTAGAAAACAAGAGCGATGAGAATACAGATGTCGAAATGGGAACGAATACGGTTCATGTTGATGATGGTTTGCAGTCATTAACCGAAAAAACGGTTACAAAAGATCATGGTGGCATTGCTTCTACTGAAGTGGAAACCGCTTTTATGGTATCTGAAGCGTCTGGTGGTGGTTCGAACCAGGAACCAAGAAACGGTGAGCCGAAGCCGGAATCACGGTCTCCTGAACAAGAACCAGCCGAGCCCGGTTCGTCAGATCTCATAAGTGGCAAACAGGTAGATGAGGTCAGCAAAGTACAATCTGATTCTATTTCTGTTGATACTATCTCAATTATTGAAAAGAATGAACTAAAGGATAATGTAATTGGTGATGAAGTCAAATCAGAAGCGGTCAAAGTTGCTAAAGAGAAAGATATCGACAACGTTAAAAGTACTGGTTTTATCAACGATAAAGATAATGTAATTGCTAACGATGTTAAGCTTGTGAATGAATCACTAGTGGAAAAGGTTATTGCTGAAGAGAAAGATGTCAACGGTGCTGAAAATGTTGATATTTCTAAGAAAAACGATAGTGGAGATGTGGCTGTTGAAGATAAAACTGCTCCTAGCGTGACATCTACAAAAAGAAAGCCTAATG ACCTGGAAAAGGCAGCAGAAAACAGCGAAACACTAAAACGGCAGCGCAAGTGGAATTCCGAAAACCTTGAAGTACCCAAACAACCAACAAATCTTTCCACTTCCACTACACCTAAGGATGCATTTCAGACTGTTGCCAAACCCGCCTTTTCGAGATCTGAGTCAACGAAAAGTCAAGATTTGCCAAAAGCACGCGTCG tTCCCCCTTCATCAAAGGCTCCAACTACTTCTCTGCGAATCGATAATTTTTTGCGTCCTTTCACTTTAAAGGCTGTGCAAGAATTTCTTGGCAAAACGGGTACGGTTGTTAGTTTCTGGATGGATCAAATCAAAACACACTGTTATGTTACG TATGCATCAGTGGAAGAAGCTATAGAGACACGAAACGCTGTATGCAACCTACAATGGCCCGTGAACGGTGGACGTCTTTTGATGGCCGACTTTGTGGACCCACAAGAAGTTAAGAATCGGGTCGACCCACCTCCACCATCTCCAGAAACTccgtccaccaccaccgccgcaccTCTTGCCACTGTGCAACCGCCACAACCCTCTCCTCGCCTGAAACAACCGCTCCCTACTCCACCTCCGCCACCACTGTCTAACCCACCACCAGCAAGAAACCGCGCACCACCACCTCTCGAAAAAGTCGATCCACCGATCGTTACATTGGATGATCTTTTTAAAAAGACGAGAGCTACCCCTCGTATCTACTACTTACCGCTTTCTGACGAACAAGTTGCGGCAAAACTGAAGGGTCAGGGGAAACCGAAACCTGGGAATGC GTAA
- the LOC110910921 gene encoding calponin homology domain-containing protein DDB_G0272472 isoform X1, translating to MGDKSDSKTKKASSPYVVLENRPLDQWKVTELKEELKKRKLITRGLKEELVKRLDEAIRAEMDDDDDDKRNLENDSNNDAENTVDAMDHTMIQNEKLEKDNRVDDLENKSDENTDVEMGTNTVHVDDGLQSLTEKTVTKDHGGIASTEVETAFMVSEASGGGSNQEPRNGEPKPESRSPEQEPAEPGSSDLISGKQVDEVSKVQSDSISVDTISIIEKNELKDNVIGDEVKSEAVKVAKEKDIDNVKSTGFINDKDNVIANDVKLVNESLVEKVIAEEKDVNGAENVDISKKNDSGDVAVEDKTAPSVTSTKRKPNDLEKAAENSETLKRQRKWNSENLEVPKQPTNLSTSTTPKDAFQTVAKPAFSRSESTKSQDLPKARVVPPSSKAPTTSLRIDNFLRPFTLKAVQEFLGKTGTVVSFWMDQIKTHCYVTYASVEEAIETRNAVCNLQWPVNGGRLLMADFVDPQEVKNRVDPPPPSPETPSTTTAAPLATVQPPQPSPRLKQPLPTPPPPPLSNPPPARNRAPPPLEKVDPPIVTLDDLFKKTRATPRIYYLPLSDEQVAAKLKGQGKPKPGNA from the exons ATGGGTGACAAATCAGATAGTAAAACTAAAAAGGCATCTTCACCATATGTTGTTCTTGAAAACCGACCCCTAGATCAATGGAAAGTAACCGAGTTAAAAGAGGAACTCAAGAAGCGAAAATTAATCACAAGGGGATTAAAAGAAGAGCTTGTTAAGAGGTTGGATGAAGCCATACGGGCCGAAAtggatgatgatgacgatgataaAAGAAATCTTGAAAATGACTCGAACAATGATGCAGAGAATACCGTAGACGCCATGGATCACACCATGATTCAAAATGAGAAATTAGAGAAAGATAATAGGGTAGACGATTTAGAAAACAAGAGCGATGAGAATACAGATGTCGAAATGGGAACGAATACGGTTCATGTTGATGATGGTTTGCAGTCATTAACCGAAAAAACGGTTACAAAAGATCATGGTGGCATTGCTTCTACTGAAGTGGAAACCGCTTTTATGGTATCTGAAGCGTCTGGTGGTGGTTCGAACCAGGAACCAAGAAACGGTGAGCCGAAGCCGGAATCACGGTCTCCTGAACAAGAACCAGCCGAGCCCGGTTCGTCAGATCTCATAAGTGGCAAACAGGTAGATGAGGTCAGCAAAGTACAATCTGATTCTATTTCTGTTGATACTATCTCAATTATTGAAAAGAATGAACTAAAGGATAATGTAATTGGTGATGAAGTCAAATCAGAAGCGGTCAAAGTTGCTAAAGAGAAAGATATCGACAACGTTAAAAGTACTGGTTTTATCAACGATAAAGATAATGTAATTGCTAACGATGTTAAGCTTGTGAATGAATCACTAGTGGAAAAGGTTATTGCTGAAGAGAAAGATGTCAACGGTGCTGAAAATGTTGATATTTCTAAGAAAAACGATAGTGGAGATGTGGCTGTTGAAGATAAAACTGCTCCTAGCGTGACATCTACAAAAAGAAAGCCTAATG ACCTGGAAAAGGCAGCAGAAAACAGCGAAACACTAAAACGGCAGCGCAAGTGGAATTCCGAAAACCTTGAAGTACCCAAACAACCAACAAATCTTTCCACTTCCACTACACCTAAGGATGCATTTCAGACTGTTGCCAAACCCGCCTTTTCGAGATCTGAGTCAACGAAAAGTCAAGATTTGCCAAAAGCACGCGTCG tTCCCCCTTCATCAAAGGCTCCAACTACTTCTCTGCGAATCGATAATTTTTTGCGTCCTTTCACTTTAAAGGCTGTGCAAGAATTTCTTGGCAAAACGGGTACGGTTGTTAGTTTCTGGATGGATCAAATCAAAACACACTGTTATGTTACG TATGCATCAGTGGAAGAAGCTATAGAGACACGAAACGCTGTATGCAACCTACAATGGCCCGTGAACGGTGGACGTCTTTTGATGGCCGACTTTGTGGACCCACAAGAAGTTAAGAATCGGGTCGACCCACCTCCACCATCTCCAGAAACTccgtccaccaccaccgccgcaccTCTTGCCACTGTGCAACCGCCACAACCCTCTCCTCGCCTGAAACAACCGCTCCCTACTCCACCTCCGCCACCACTGTCTAACCCACCACCAGCAAGAAACCGCGCACCACCACCTCTCGAAAAAGTCGATCCACCGATCGTTACATTGGATGATCTTTTTAAAAAGACGAGAGCTACCCCTCGTATCTACTACTTACCGCTTTCTGACGAACAAGTTGCGGCAAAACTGAAGGGTCAGGGGAAACCGAAACCTGGGAATGCGTAG
- the LOC110910921 gene encoding calponin homology domain-containing protein DDB_G0272472 isoform X3 — protein sequence MGDKSDSKTKKASSPYVVLENRPLDQWKVTELKEELKKRKLITRGLKEELVKRLDEAIRAEMDDDDDTVDAMDHTMIQNEKLEKDNRVDDLENKSDENTDVEMGTNTVHVDDGLQSLTEKTVTKDHGGIASTEVETAFMVSEASGGGSNQEPRNGEPKPESRSPEQEPAEPGSSDLISGKQVDEVSKVQSDSISVDTISIIEKNELKDNVIGDEVKSEAVKVAKEKDIDNVKSTGFINDKDNVIANDVKLVNESLVEKVIAEEKDVNGAENVDISKKNDSGDVAVEDKTAPSVTSTKRKPNDLEKAAENSETLKRQRKWNSENLEVPKQPTNLSTSTTPKDAFQTVAKPAFSRSESTKSQDLPKARVVPPSSKAPTTSLRIDNFLRPFTLKAVQEFLGKTGTVVSFWMDQIKTHCYVTYASVEEAIETRNAVCNLQWPVNGGRLLMADFVDPQEVKNRVDPPPPSPETPSTTTAAPLATVQPPQPSPRLKQPLPTPPPPPLSNPPPARNRAPPPLEKVDPPIVTLDDLFKKTRATPRIYYLPLSDEQVAAKLKGQGKPKPGNA from the exons ATGGGTGACAAATCAGATAGTAAAACTAAAAAGGCATCTTCACCATATGTTGTTCTTGAAAACCGACCCCTAGATCAATGGAAAGTAACCGAGTTAAAAGAGGAACTCAAGAAGCGAAAATTAATCACAAGGGGATTAAAAGAAGAGCTTGTTAAGAGGTTGGATGAAGCCATACGGGCCGAAAtggatgatgatgacg ATACCGTAGACGCCATGGATCACACCATGATTCAAAATGAGAAATTAGAGAAAGATAATAGGGTAGACGATTTAGAAAACAAGAGCGATGAGAATACAGATGTCGAAATGGGAACGAATACGGTTCATGTTGATGATGGTTTGCAGTCATTAACCGAAAAAACGGTTACAAAAGATCATGGTGGCATTGCTTCTACTGAAGTGGAAACCGCTTTTATGGTATCTGAAGCGTCTGGTGGTGGTTCGAACCAGGAACCAAGAAACGGTGAGCCGAAGCCGGAATCACGGTCTCCTGAACAAGAACCAGCCGAGCCCGGTTCGTCAGATCTCATAAGTGGCAAACAGGTAGATGAGGTCAGCAAAGTACAATCTGATTCTATTTCTGTTGATACTATCTCAATTATTGAAAAGAATGAACTAAAGGATAATGTAATTGGTGATGAAGTCAAATCAGAAGCGGTCAAAGTTGCTAAAGAGAAAGATATCGACAACGTTAAAAGTACTGGTTTTATCAACGATAAAGATAATGTAATTGCTAACGATGTTAAGCTTGTGAATGAATCACTAGTGGAAAAGGTTATTGCTGAAGAGAAAGATGTCAACGGTGCTGAAAATGTTGATATTTCTAAGAAAAACGATAGTGGAGATGTGGCTGTTGAAGATAAAACTGCTCCTAGCGTGACATCTACAAAAAGAAAGCCTAATG ACCTGGAAAAGGCAGCAGAAAACAGCGAAACACTAAAACGGCAGCGCAAGTGGAATTCCGAAAACCTTGAAGTACCCAAACAACCAACAAATCTTTCCACTTCCACTACACCTAAGGATGCATTTCAGACTGTTGCCAAACCCGCCTTTTCGAGATCTGAGTCAACGAAAAGTCAAGATTTGCCAAAAGCACGCGTCG tTCCCCCTTCATCAAAGGCTCCAACTACTTCTCTGCGAATCGATAATTTTTTGCGTCCTTTCACTTTAAAGGCTGTGCAAGAATTTCTTGGCAAAACGGGTACGGTTGTTAGTTTCTGGATGGATCAAATCAAAACACACTGTTATGTTACG TATGCATCAGTGGAAGAAGCTATAGAGACACGAAACGCTGTATGCAACCTACAATGGCCCGTGAACGGTGGACGTCTTTTGATGGCCGACTTTGTGGACCCACAAGAAGTTAAGAATCGGGTCGACCCACCTCCACCATCTCCAGAAACTccgtccaccaccaccgccgcaccTCTTGCCACTGTGCAACCGCCACAACCCTCTCCTCGCCTGAAACAACCGCTCCCTACTCCACCTCCGCCACCACTGTCTAACCCACCACCAGCAAGAAACCGCGCACCACCACCTCTCGAAAAAGTCGATCCACCGATCGTTACATTGGATGATCTTTTTAAAAAGACGAGAGCTACCCCTCGTATCTACTACTTACCGCTTTCTGACGAACAAGTTGCGGCAAAACTGAAGGGTCAGGGGAAACCGAAACCTGGGAATGCGTAG